The following nucleotide sequence is from Candidatus Oleimmundimicrobium sp..
TGAATTGCTATCCGTGTTTGGAATGGACAACAGGTTGGAAGGAATCGCTCCCCCATTGTCTATGCCAAATCCCGCGCTTATACTGTGACCGGAAGGACGTTTCTGGGGCTTATAAAAACTCTCAGGATCCTCAATAAGCTTTTTCATCCGGGCAGAATATGGCGATAATACTTTCCGTACGTCAGCCTTTGGGAACTCAGTTTTGCTGAACCACCATACGGTATTAACAGAATCCTTGGCTCTTATTTTCCGCTTATTGACCCATTCAATAGGCGATGGCAGCTTCGCGGGGTTAAACCAATAAAAATCTTCAGCCAAATGAAAGCCTATTTCATCACAAAAAGCTAACAAAACACGAAAGTTATATAATGACCGTGAAGGAATGCCTGCACGATATGCCCCTCCCAAGTCGAGAACTAAACTACCGGTTTGCTTTAGAACTCTGAAAATCTCTTTTCCAAACGGCATTATCCAATCGACATACTTTGTCTCTTCGACATTCCCATAGTTTTTTTGCCGCAGAAGTGAAAAAGGCGGCGATGTCATAACGAGATCAACACTGTTCGTCGCCAATTCAGTTAGAAGTTCAAGCGAATCGCCTACATAGGCTTCACCTTT
It contains:
- a CDS encoding site-specific DNA-methyltransferase, which codes for MKTSPLYKTSKGEAYVGDSLELLTELATNSVDLVMTSPPFSLLRQKNYGNVEETKYVDWIMPFGKEIFRVLKQTGSLVLDLGGAYRAGIPSRSLYNFRVLLAFCDEIGFHLAEDFYWFNPAKLPSPIEWVNKRKIRAKDSVNTVWWFSKTEFPKADVRKVLSPYSARMKKLIEDPESFYKPQKRPSGHSISAGFGIDNGGAIPSNLLSIPNTDSNSNYLRLCKELEMTRHPARFPVELPSFFIKMLTDETDVVLDIFGGSNTTGYAAESLNRKWLTFELDKEYLTSSVFRFLDGYELDEIREILT